A window of Photobacterium sp. GJ3 contains these coding sequences:
- a CDS encoding LysR family transcriptional regulator, with product MDIRQLTYFIAIAECGSFTRAAEKLHIAQPALSIAMKKLEQQLDMPLFDRSDRHIALTHEGEVLIQHARLILQQVEDARIAMDELKGLQKGEVRLGVPSMLGSYYFPDILMGFKSRYPRLKLTLVEAGTQSIRSMLLNGELDLGVIRSADLPDSLEAEPLLTSEMVAVVSPNHEFSQYESVTFEQFFSQELVMFKQGYFHRDYIDNVWQKHHLKPEIAFETNLLPMILSIIRQEFAISALLEMVTRHEPGLVAVPFSTPVHLNLAIAWRKNGYLSLADRAFMEFIKEHQRHRKEAVYR from the coding sequence ATGGATATCCGTCAACTCACTTATTTCATCGCGATTGCCGAGTGCGGCAGTTTTACCCGCGCAGCTGAGAAACTGCACATCGCGCAACCTGCGCTGAGCATTGCCATGAAGAAGCTGGAGCAACAGCTGGACATGCCTCTGTTTGATCGCAGTGATCGCCATATCGCCCTCACCCACGAAGGCGAGGTGCTGATTCAGCATGCCCGGCTTATCCTGCAGCAGGTTGAAGATGCCCGGATTGCGATGGATGAACTCAAGGGACTACAGAAAGGTGAAGTACGTCTGGGCGTACCCAGCATGCTCGGGTCTTATTACTTTCCGGATATTCTGATGGGATTCAAATCCCGCTACCCCAGGCTGAAACTCACCCTAGTTGAAGCCGGGACGCAGTCCATTCGCTCCATGTTACTGAATGGCGAATTGGATCTGGGGGTGATTCGTAGTGCCGATCTGCCCGACAGTCTTGAAGCCGAACCCTTACTTACCTCGGAAATGGTTGCGGTTGTCAGTCCGAATCACGAATTCAGTCAGTATGAATCTGTCACCTTCGAACAGTTTTTCAGTCAGGAACTGGTGATGTTCAAACAAGGCTATTTTCACCGGGACTACATCGACAATGTCTGGCAGAAGCATCATCTCAAACCGGAAATAGCTTTCGAGACCAATCTCTTACCCATGATCCTCAGCATCATCCGGCAGGAGTTTGCGATTTCGGCACTGCTGGAAATGGTCACCCGCCATGAACCCGGGCTGGTTGCCGTGCCGTTCAGTACGCCCGTCCATTTAAACCTGGCCATTGCCTGGCGCAAGAACGGATATCTGTCACTGGCAGACCGGGCTTTTATGGAGTTCATCAAAGAACATCAGCGGCACCGGAAGGAAGCGGTTTACCGCTGA
- a CDS encoding DUF1513 domain-containing protein codes for MQQMVTDLTRRALLKKALGAAIFLPATGLLSACVSAGAGSGKTSAKGDRIIGCSRTAAGQYAVVVADQLGQPIHQIALPERGHGVAIQPGGALAVAFARRPGSYMQAFRPDTGEALPLRPADNGRHYYGHGTFSADGRYLFTTEGVSATSQGVIGVYDTTAGLQKVAEYTHFGIGPHEVVLADEYTLAIGVGGVHTRGREPLNLETMQPALVYLDIRTGAVLEQAVLTDKRLSIRHLAVTDTGEIACGQQYRGLPDQAAPLVHLHQRGGALRPLLGETEDWMHFNHYIASIASLDGYLLATSPRGNCYGIWHEASGELVDLRPLTDASGVAVSQGQWLVGSGAGKILTRTPADAGHIAQSAVMWDNHWNLLLS; via the coding sequence ATGCAACAGATGGTGACTGATTTAACACGGCGGGCCCTGCTGAAAAAAGCACTGGGCGCCGCTATTTTTCTGCCGGCAACCGGGTTGTTGTCGGCCTGCGTGTCTGCCGGTGCCGGATCGGGCAAAACGTCGGCGAAAGGGGATCGGATTATCGGCTGCAGCCGGACAGCGGCGGGTCAGTATGCTGTCGTTGTCGCGGATCAGCTGGGCCAGCCGATTCATCAGATCGCATTACCAGAGCGTGGTCATGGTGTTGCGATTCAGCCGGGGGGCGCGCTCGCAGTGGCGTTCGCCAGACGGCCAGGCAGTTATATGCAGGCATTTCGTCCGGATACCGGGGAAGCGCTGCCTTTAAGGCCAGCCGATAATGGGCGGCATTATTACGGGCATGGCACCTTTTCTGCCGACGGGCGTTATCTGTTCACGACTGAAGGGGTCAGCGCCACCAGTCAGGGCGTGATCGGTGTGTATGACACGACGGCTGGTTTACAGAAAGTTGCCGAGTACACCCACTTCGGCATCGGGCCGCATGAAGTGGTGCTGGCGGATGAATACACGCTGGCGATTGGTGTCGGCGGCGTGCATACCCGGGGCCGGGAACCACTGAATCTGGAGACGATGCAGCCTGCACTGGTGTATCTCGATATTCGGACGGGGGCTGTGCTGGAGCAAGCCGTGCTGACCGACAAACGTTTAAGTATCCGCCATCTGGCCGTGACCGATACCGGTGAAATTGCCTGCGGTCAGCAGTACCGCGGGTTACCGGATCAGGCTGCGCCACTGGTGCATTTACATCAGCGAGGCGGCGCACTGCGGCCTTTACTGGGCGAAACGGAAGACTGGATGCACTTCAATCATTATATCGCCAGTATTGCCAGTCTCGACGGATATCTGCTGGCCACTTCTCCCAGAGGCAACTGTTACGGGATCTGGCATGAAGCCAGCGGTGAACTGGTTGATTTGCGGCCTTTAACGGATGCCTCCGGTGTGGCTGTCAGTCAGGGGCAGTGGCTGGTGGGATCCGGAGCCGGGAAGATTCTGACCCGCACGCCTGCCGATGCCGGACACATCGCTCAGTCTGCGGTGATGTGGGATAACCACTGGAATCTGCTCCTGAGTTGA
- a CDS encoding MBL fold metallo-hydrolase: MSLQFEIVPVTPFQQNCSILWCDETMEGIVVDPGGDIERITAKAESLGIQIVRLVLTHGHLDHVGGTKPLSQQLNVPVWGPHKEDGFWIDALLQQCQMFGFPPVPEFQPDRWLEEGDTIPFGEQTLDIYHTPGHTPGHVILHNKAAQLAIVGDVLFNGSIGRTDFPRGDHRTLIASIKEKLWPLGNDTRFIPGHGPMSTFGEERASNPHVADQMPLY; this comes from the coding sequence ATGAGTCTGCAGTTTGAAATCGTGCCGGTCACGCCTTTCCAGCAAAATTGCTCAATTCTGTGGTGCGATGAAACCATGGAAGGCATTGTTGTCGATCCGGGTGGAGATATCGAACGGATTACCGCCAAAGCCGAATCGCTGGGCATTCAGATTGTCAGGCTGGTCCTGACCCATGGTCATTTGGATCATGTGGGCGGGACAAAGCCATTATCACAGCAGTTGAATGTGCCTGTGTGGGGGCCTCACAAAGAGGATGGCTTCTGGATTGATGCTTTACTGCAGCAGTGTCAGATGTTCGGTTTCCCGCCTGTGCCAGAATTTCAGCCGGACCGCTGGCTGGAAGAGGGTGACACGATCCCCTTTGGTGAACAAACGCTGGATATCTACCATACGCCGGGTCATACACCGGGACACGTTATTCTGCACAACAAAGCGGCACAGCTTGCCATTGTGGGAGATGTGCTGTTTAACGGCAGTATTGGCCGGACAGATTTTCCGCGCGGGGATCACCGCACACTCATTGCATCCATCAAAGAGAAACTCTGGCCGCTGGGAAATGACACCCGGTTTATTCCCGGTCATGGCCCAATGTCGACCTTTGGTGAAGAACGTGCTTCAAATCCCCACGTTGCCGATCAGATGCCTCTGTATTGA
- a CDS encoding murein L,D-transpeptidase: MSGLGCIGLLLLVGSVLLPLQSQAGFYEDSGENRGDYARIQSAPVAAPAQDAVHAIPAEEPESPLPAMTPEEIQAQERAAELALIREKSLAWIDEVSGQIPGLRYREQLARLYHGVGYVPLWQDSFTVSDLEQQLWVLTLAEVSPDFEARLKQLKHLKQSRDWRQYDLLATDTLLAYLSFIEHVLDGGSQWLFGQEVPARIPAPAEATLDTLMAALERDQLNTFVASLKPAGRQYPQLLQAIDRMEKIAQKPWPVFSQAGIIRLGAWLSNPDALITMLERLGDLSPGEAAQLRASGKRHYNVDLVSAVKHFQQRHGLKVDGAIGPQTRSWLAVTPQQRIRLLALNAQRSRVWVSDHPSRLIVNIPGFALKLWLDNQRVFDARVIVGQPKRPTPVMTSRISSVVFNPYWNVPNSIMRKDILPKVRYDRGYLYRHHYDVLRGWNSNEKIPISSIDWRYVSAKNFPYRLRQKPGAHNALGRFKFNIPNNQAIYLHDTPSKSLFNKDFRAFSSGCIRVQGADELAKVLLTYAGVSEARFDELAGRRSTRTVGVKTRIEVFLIYQTAWVDEQGLVNFRPDVYQYDEQDKNSPDSEKFASVYKN; this comes from the coding sequence ATGTCGGGGCTAGGTTGTATTGGGCTTCTTCTGTTGGTGGGCAGCGTTTTACTCCCGCTTCAGTCACAGGCTGGTTTTTATGAGGATTCTGGGGAAAATCGAGGAGATTACGCCCGTATCCAGTCTGCGCCCGTCGCAGCACCAGCTCAGGATGCAGTACATGCTATCCCTGCCGAGGAGCCGGAGTCGCCCCTCCCGGCGATGACCCCGGAAGAGATTCAGGCGCAGGAAAGAGCAGCTGAACTGGCTCTGATCCGAGAAAAATCTCTGGCGTGGATTGATGAGGTCTCCGGTCAGATACCCGGTTTACGCTACCGGGAACAGCTGGCAAGGCTCTATCACGGGGTTGGCTATGTGCCTTTATGGCAAGATAGCTTCACTGTCTCTGATTTAGAACAGCAACTCTGGGTACTCACGCTGGCGGAAGTCAGCCCGGATTTTGAGGCCAGGTTAAAGCAGCTCAAACATCTGAAACAGAGCCGGGACTGGCGTCAGTATGATCTGCTGGCGACAGACACACTCCTCGCTTACCTGAGTTTTATCGAGCATGTGCTGGATGGCGGCTCCCAGTGGCTGTTCGGGCAGGAAGTGCCCGCCCGGATTCCGGCCCCCGCTGAAGCAACGCTCGACACCTTAATGGCAGCATTGGAACGTGATCAGCTGAACACTTTCGTCGCGTCCCTGAAACCTGCTGGTCGTCAGTATCCGCAGTTGCTGCAAGCCATTGATCGGATGGAAAAGATTGCGCAGAAGCCTTGGCCGGTATTCAGTCAGGCGGGCATCATCCGGCTCGGAGCCTGGCTGAGTAACCCAGATGCGCTGATTACCATGCTGGAGCGACTGGGCGACCTGTCACCCGGCGAAGCCGCTCAGCTCAGAGCGTCCGGAAAACGGCATTACAATGTCGATTTAGTCTCAGCAGTCAAACATTTTCAGCAACGTCATGGCCTGAAAGTGGACGGTGCGATTGGCCCGCAGACACGAAGCTGGTTGGCAGTCACGCCGCAACAGCGGATCCGCTTGCTGGCGCTGAATGCACAACGCAGCCGAGTGTGGGTGTCAGACCATCCGTCCAGACTCATTGTGAATATTCCCGGTTTTGCGCTCAAACTCTGGCTGGATAACCAGCGGGTGTTTGATGCCCGGGTGATCGTCGGACAGCCCAAACGCCCAACACCGGTGATGACTTCCCGCATTTCATCTGTGGTGTTTAATCCGTACTGGAATGTGCCCAACTCGATCATGAGGAAGGATATCCTGCCAAAAGTCCGTTATGACCGGGGTTATCTCTATCGGCATCACTATGATGTGCTGCGGGGCTGGAATAGTAATGAGAAGATTCCAATCAGCAGTATCGACTGGCGTTATGTGTCTGCGAAAAACTTCCCATACCGATTACGTCAGAAGCCTGGTGCGCATAACGCACTGGGACGCTTTAAGTTCAACATTCCCAATAATCAGGCCATTTATCTGCACGATACACCGTCAAAAAGCCTGTTCAATAAAGACTTCAGAGCTTTCAGTTCGGGGTGTATCCGTGTACAGGGTGCCGATGAGCTTGCGAAAGTTTTACTGACTTATGCCGGTGTCTCTGAGGCGCGGTTTGATGAACTGGCAGGCAGAAGATCAACCCGGACTGTGGGGGTGAAAACCCGGATTGAAGTTTTTCTGATCTATCAGACGGCCTGGGTGGATGAGCAAGGGTTAGTGAATTTCCGGCCGGATGTGTATCAGTACGATGAGCAGGACAAAAATTCACCAGACTCAGAAAAATTTGCATCGGTTTACAAAAACTAA
- a CDS encoding MarR family transcriptional regulator, protein MRISHKRKVQLKLQKRIQAATTVAQKPVTKAAVKKAAPAKAVVAKPQVEEKQTAPAAPVATSVSLTPKQQQVLDIVAKNAEGINPKSIGLEAGQEDSKAASWATGALKKLVEESLVERIQLAGNKVVYKAL, encoded by the coding sequence ATGAGAATCTCTCACAAACGTAAAGTACAGCTTAAACTGCAAAAACGCATTCAAGCAGCCACCACAGTTGCTCAAAAACCTGTCACCAAAGCAGCGGTGAAGAAGGCAGCACCAGCTAAAGCGGTTGTGGCAAAGCCTCAGGTTGAAGAGAAGCAAACGGCACCAGCGGCCCCGGTCGCGACCTCAGTTTCTCTGACACCAAAGCAGCAGCAGGTGTTGGATATCGTTGCAAAGAACGCTGAGGGGATTAACCCGAAGAGCATCGGTCTCGAAGCCGGTCAGGAAGACAGCAAAGCTGCCTCCTGGGCAACTGGCGCACTGAAAAAGTTAGTTGAAGAAAGCCTGGTAGAGCGAATTCAGCTGGCTGGCAATAAAGTCGTATATAAAGCGCTATAA
- a CDS encoding YcbK family protein, which produces MSEVDNKRRQFLIASGLTLGAMMLPQMAVASPYRAKSPRELYLCNIHTKEELETRYFDGKFYLDRELKRLNHICRDYRQNEVAPMDRRLFDGISQIQEALGHQGQVRIISGYRSPKTNQMLRGSTKGVAKKSFHMTGQAIDFNLEGVSLSRVRNAALELKLGGVGYYPNSGFVHIDTGPVRRW; this is translated from the coding sequence ATGTCAGAAGTAGATAATAAGCGTCGTCAGTTCCTGATTGCGAGCGGACTGACTTTAGGCGCTATGATGCTGCCCCAAATGGCAGTGGCGAGCCCATACCGGGCAAAAAGTCCCCGAGAGTTGTACCTTTGTAACATTCATACGAAAGAAGAGTTGGAAACGCGCTATTTCGATGGAAAGTTCTACCTTGATCGCGAACTGAAACGGTTGAACCACATTTGCCGCGATTATCGTCAGAATGAAGTTGCACCCATGGATCGTCGTCTGTTTGACGGCATCTCCCAGATTCAGGAAGCATTAGGTCACCAGGGGCAGGTCCGCATTATTTCGGGCTACCGTTCCCCAAAAACCAATCAGATGCTGCGCGGCTCCACCAAAGGGGTTGCGAAAAAGAGTTTCCACATGACCGGACAGGCCATCGACTTCAATCTGGAAGGCGTTTCTTTATCCCGCGTGCGTAATGCTGCGCTGGAACTGAAACTTGGCGGTGTTGGTTATTACCCGAACAGTGGCTTCGTTCATATTGATACCGGACCGGTACGCCGCTGGTAA
- a CDS encoding DUF2982 domain-containing protein, translated as MYITPHHPKPGAYLIWLSLLAILGLGITVFIFPDINGVAVAVLLFALLCLLLIGVQLNRQQPVGFTLTFMHIQYHSPQGGWMTKWQNIADIDRATISREGWYKPLPWVGVRLKQYDEFLDTISPRIASQILMEQRGLLIMAYKRAESPPHDIEDMLFDDKHYVSGSGKISKGLIAMLANRMRYNRELTGFDFFISEDLLDRPADDFIGLARRFLAQAR; from the coding sequence GTGTATATTACCCCTCATCATCCCAAGCCCGGTGCTTATCTCATCTGGCTCAGTCTGCTCGCAATTCTGGGTCTGGGGATCACTGTTTTCATTTTTCCCGACATCAATGGTGTGGCCGTCGCCGTTCTGCTGTTTGCCCTGCTCTGTCTGCTGCTGATTGGCGTCCAGCTCAATCGTCAGCAACCCGTGGGCTTTACCCTCACATTCATGCACATTCAGTACCACAGCCCGCAGGGCGGCTGGATGACCAAATGGCAGAATATCGCCGACATTGACCGTGCCACGATCAGCCGTGAAGGCTGGTACAAACCCCTGCCCTGGGTGGGTGTGCGGTTAAAACAGTACGATGAATTTCTGGACACTATCAGCCCCCGCATCGCCAGCCAGATCCTGATGGAGCAACGCGGTCTCCTCATCATGGCGTATAAGCGTGCAGAATCCCCGCCTCATGACATTGAAGACATGCTGTTTGACGACAAACATTACGTGAGTGGAAGCGGTAAGATCAGCAAGGGACTGATCGCGATGCTGGCCAACCGGATGCGGTATAACCGGGAGCTGACCGGGTTCGATTTCTTTATTTCGGAAGATTTACTCGACCGGCCAGCCGATGATTTTATCGGCCTGGCCCGCCGTTTTCTGGCGCAAGCCAGATAA
- a CDS encoding imelysin family protein has protein sequence MKRTFVAMSLFSILLLTGCQDDEAATSAAIHQQHQRAAAQLLTSAEQLESAVQNYCQTPSAQALTTSRNAWQQLMQHWMTFQGREKGSEAALALSWQIQFWPDKKDITGRKMTQLLAQDTTWTAKALSEQSVAVQGVGAMEWLLYDHPERLQDAHGCALAVAIGQRLHQSGDSLQQAWQQNPWQAMTPQMALGEYVGALSNQLDFAMKKLSLPMGKPGHPRPYQAESWRSQTSLAHLKANVLAMQALYLADGQGLDALLRAQGQTALADRLAGQFRSLLADWPQGEGLGALLKTRDGYRSLISLKNGLEYIRFALHDEVSPALGIVVGFNATDGD, from the coding sequence ATGAAAAGAACTTTTGTGGCGATGAGCCTGTTCTCGATTCTGTTGCTGACAGGGTGTCAGGACGATGAAGCTGCGACCTCGGCTGCCATTCATCAGCAGCACCAGCGGGCCGCAGCACAATTGCTGACTTCGGCTGAGCAACTGGAATCCGCCGTTCAAAACTATTGTCAGACGCCCTCAGCACAAGCACTGACCACCAGCCGGAACGCCTGGCAGCAACTCATGCAGCACTGGATGACTTTCCAGGGCCGTGAAAAAGGCAGTGAAGCGGCCCTGGCATTGTCCTGGCAGATTCAGTTCTGGCCGGATAAAAAAGACATCACGGGCCGAAAAATGACACAGTTACTGGCACAGGATACAACCTGGACGGCAAAGGCCCTGAGTGAGCAAAGTGTCGCTGTACAGGGTGTCGGAGCCATGGAATGGCTGCTCTATGACCATCCGGAGCGTTTGCAGGACGCTCACGGATGTGCGCTGGCGGTCGCGATTGGTCAGCGTCTGCATCAGAGCGGTGATTCTCTGCAGCAGGCCTGGCAGCAAAATCCATGGCAGGCCATGACACCGCAGATGGCGCTGGGCGAGTATGTGGGTGCGCTGTCTAATCAGTTGGATTTCGCGATGAAGAAGCTCTCGCTGCCAATGGGGAAACCGGGGCATCCGCGGCCTTATCAGGCGGAATCCTGGCGTTCTCAGACGTCGCTGGCCCATCTGAAAGCCAACGTCTTGGCTATGCAGGCGCTGTATCTGGCTGATGGTCAGGGGTTGGATGCACTTTTGCGTGCGCAGGGCCAAACGGCGCTGGCAGACCGTCTGGCCGGACAGTTCCGCAGCTTGCTGGCAGACTGGCCGCAGGGAGAGGGGCTGGGCGCGTTGCTGAAAACGCGGGACGGTTACCGCTCTCTCATCAGCTTGAAAAACGGGCTTGAGTATATTCGCTTCGCACTTCATGACGAAGTGTCGCCAGCTTTAGGAATTGTCGTCGGGTTTAATGCAACAGATGGTGACTGA
- a CDS encoding amino acid aminotransferase has protein sequence MFEKIVAAPADPILGLTEEFKNDARAEKINLGVGIYKDESGNTPVLATVKKAEAILLEKETTKSYLSIPGTAEYGLAVQELLFGKDAAIITEKRALTAQVPGGTGALRVAAEFIKRQLGDVTVWISNPTWANHFGVFGAASLNTEQYAYYNAETKGMDFDAMLSSLSNAKAGDVVLLHGCCHNPTGIDPDLAQWETLAKFCAEKNLLPMFDFAYQGFAKGVEEDAAGLRIFAEHNTELLIASSFSKNFGLYNERVGAFTLVAKSADVASTAFSQVKSIARVIYSNPPAHGAAVVTEILNDAALRAEWEQEVADMRDRIQEMRTLFVQTLKDLGVDADFSFIERQNGMFSFSGLNKDQVARLKEEFAIYIVGSGRISVAGMTKDNMMPLCKGIAAVM, from the coding sequence ATGTTTGAAAAAATCGTTGCCGCACCTGCCGACCCGATTCTGGGTCTGACTGAAGAATTCAAAAACGACGCCCGCGCTGAAAAAATCAACCTGGGCGTGGGTATCTACAAAGACGAATCCGGCAATACACCGGTTCTGGCGACAGTGAAAAAAGCTGAAGCTATCCTGCTGGAAAAAGAAACCACCAAATCTTACCTGAGCATTCCGGGCACCGCAGAATATGGTCTGGCCGTACAGGAACTGCTGTTTGGTAAAGATGCAGCCATTATTACCGAAAAGCGCGCTCTGACAGCACAGGTACCTGGCGGTACAGGCGCACTGCGTGTTGCGGCAGAGTTCATCAAACGCCAGCTGGGTGATGTCACCGTTTGGATCAGCAACCCAACCTGGGCGAACCACTTTGGTGTCTTCGGTGCTGCAAGCCTGAATACCGAGCAATACGCTTACTACAACGCAGAAACTAAAGGCATGGATTTTGATGCAATGCTGAGCTCGCTGAGCAATGCCAAAGCCGGTGATGTGGTTTTGCTGCACGGATGCTGCCATAACCCAACCGGTATCGACCCGGATCTGGCGCAATGGGAAACACTGGCGAAATTCTGTGCCGAGAAAAACCTGCTGCCTATGTTCGATTTCGCGTATCAGGGCTTTGCCAAAGGCGTTGAAGAAGATGCTGCCGGTCTGCGCATTTTCGCAGAGCACAATACCGAGCTGCTGATTGCCAGCTCCTTCTCGAAAAACTTCGGCCTGTACAATGAGCGTGTTGGTGCCTTCACGCTGGTTGCTAAATCTGCAGACGTTGCCAGCACCGCGTTCAGCCAGGTGAAAAGCATTGCGCGTGTGATTTACTCTAACCCACCAGCACACGGTGCCGCTGTGGTGACTGAGATTCTGAATGATGCAGCGCTGCGTGCTGAATGGGAACAGGAAGTCGCAGACATGCGTGACCGCATTCAGGAAATGCGGACCCTGTTTGTTCAGACGCTGAAAGATTTGGGTGTGGATGCAGATTTCAGCTTCATTGAACGCCAGAACGGCATGTTCTCTTTCTCGGGTCTGAACAAAGATCAGGTGGCGCGTCTGAAAGAAGAATTCGCGATTTACATCGTGGGTTCCGGCCGCATCAGTGTGGCAGGCATGACCAAAGACAACATGATGCCGCTGTGCAAAGGCATCGCAGCCGTCATGTAA
- a CDS encoding di-heme oxidoredictase family protein gives MKLMSIAARMAVFSLPFSFIFPASAQQNGSQEAATRFIQLKSGGETSVSKTGANAFSLPAANLPLVNRLDFSVGNSFFRNPWVQAPATTDARDGLGPLFNTNGCQNCHIKDGRGHPPEDGDTNVVSMLVRLSIPALTDAQKKALITDGVIPEPMYGGQLQDFALPDAKPEGQVRVDYTEIPVTFADGEVVSLRKPTLTLTDLNYGDLHPDVMMSARIAPPMIGLGLLEQIPERTLEALAKAQADEGQGISGKMNRVWDVEKKETVAGRFGWKAGQPTLKQQNAAAFNGDVGLTSTLFPVENCTSGQTICQTLPNGGAPEVSDKIMNFIEFYSRHLGVPMRRQLDDPAALRGEQLFAYIGCGTCHQSNLKTAKVDTLPALSEQTIHPYTDLLLHDMGEGLADHRDEFLANGREWRTAPLWGIGYTEEVNGHTYYLHDGRARNMMEAVLWHGGEAQSSRDRVLQLNKTDREALMAFLNSL, from the coding sequence ATGAAGTTGATGTCGATTGCAGCCCGGATGGCTGTTTTTTCTTTACCGTTTTCTTTTATTTTTCCGGCTTCTGCTCAGCAAAATGGTTCGCAGGAAGCCGCTACCCGGTTCATTCAGTTGAAATCCGGGGGCGAAACCAGTGTGAGTAAAACAGGGGCCAACGCCTTTTCTCTGCCAGCCGCCAATCTGCCCCTGGTGAACCGTCTGGATTTCAGTGTCGGGAACAGTTTCTTCCGCAACCCCTGGGTTCAGGCGCCGGCCACGACGGATGCCCGCGATGGGCTGGGTCCTCTGTTCAATACCAATGGTTGTCAAAACTGCCATATCAAAGATGGTCGCGGCCATCCACCGGAAGACGGGGATACCAATGTCGTGTCGATGTTGGTTCGCTTGAGTATTCCGGCGCTGACTGATGCCCAGAAAAAAGCCCTGATCACCGACGGTGTCATCCCGGAGCCGATGTACGGCGGACAACTGCAGGATTTCGCGCTGCCGGATGCCAAGCCGGAAGGTCAGGTGCGGGTCGATTACACCGAAATTCCTGTGACCTTTGCCGATGGCGAAGTGGTGTCTTTACGCAAGCCAACGCTGACCCTGACTGACCTGAATTACGGTGACCTGCATCCAGACGTGATGATGTCTGCCCGCATCGCACCACCGATGATCGGTTTAGGCTTGCTGGAGCAAATCCCGGAGCGAACACTGGAAGCGCTGGCGAAAGCGCAGGCGGATGAAGGGCAGGGGATTTCCGGCAAAATGAACCGCGTCTGGGATGTCGAGAAAAAAGAAACCGTCGCTGGCCGCTTTGGCTGGAAAGCCGGACAGCCGACGTTGAAACAGCAAAATGCAGCGGCATTCAATGGGGATGTCGGTCTGACCTCCACGCTGTTCCCGGTCGAAAACTGCACCAGCGGTCAGACGATTTGTCAGACCCTGCCCAACGGAGGGGCACCAGAAGTCAGCGATAAAATCATGAATTTTATCGAGTTTTACTCGCGCCATCTCGGTGTGCCGATGCGACGTCAGCTGGACGATCCGGCTGCCCTGCGTGGTGAGCAACTCTTTGCATACATCGGCTGCGGCACCTGCCATCAGAGCAACCTGAAAACGGCCAAAGTGGACACTTTACCGGCGCTGTCGGAGCAAACCATTCATCCGTACACCGACTTGCTGCTGCATGATATGGGCGAAGGATTGGCGGACCACCGGGATGAATTTCTGGCCAATGGCCGTGAGTGGCGGACTGCGCCATTGTGGGGCATTGGTTACACCGAGGAGGTCAACGGACATACCTATTATCTGCATGATGGCCGCGCACGAAATATGATGGAAGCCGTGTTGTGGCATGGCGGCGAAGCGCAGTCGAGCCGGGATCGGGTATTACAACTGAACAAAACGGATCGGGAAGCGCTGATGGCATTCCTGAATTCACTGTAA